A genomic region of Miscanthus floridulus cultivar M001 chromosome 3, ASM1932011v1, whole genome shotgun sequence contains the following coding sequences:
- the LOC136546962 gene encoding uncharacterized protein encodes MAKRDAQKKGGVMAKEWWKSRSNEQTIEDLVAMGVLHNKALAGWRAPEGESFPDPQPGEIVVFEDFFKRGFGIPVHPFLQGLCLYYEIGICNLHPNSILLVSTFIHLCEAYGGFQPHFDLFRHLFCLRKKGSGGSKIAGGVYLNLRDGMKAQYLHCPWNTSLDEWYKKWFYIREEPNTITLCDVGLIPEKKSSWSERPENLEQIAELLGMIPWGRLDGPSVVGNFISRRIQPCQKRIHPGFEYQGGADPTRTRKEPLDKMEIKARIGELFNLADPNYVALNAIEHAFKLARPPPKYNGRDRAGVFVSPPPGVEWPQATGPTAQTSARTDGVHWAVLETVEDASTRAAGKRPAASKRRQAIISQSDDEAEDADIFRLVPRKRRRQVGPSEQGGSSVPAVVTAPTTATQSTDEENMPHHPPTPVPEVEQVPVETAEQAEQGRSRRRSFATSFRKSKL; translated from the exons atggcgaagagagacgcccagaagaaaggcggggtcatggcgaaggaatggtggaagtcgcggagcaacgagcagaccatcgaggacctcgtcgccatgggagtgctccacaacaaggcacttgcgggatggcgtgcaccggaaggagaaagcttccccgatccacaaccaggtgagattgtggtctttgaagatttcttcaaaaggggttttgggattccagtgcaccctttccttcagggtctctgtttgtactacgagattgggatttgcaatctgcatcccaactcgattcttcttgtctccaccttcatccatctctgcgaggcttatggcggcttccagccccatttcgacctctttcgccacctattctgtcttcggaagaaagggagcggtggctcgaagatcgccggaggcgtttacctgaacctgcgcgacggcatgaaggctcaatacctgcactgcccctggaacacctcgttggacgagtggtacaagaagtggttctacatccgtgaagagccgaacaccatcactctgtgcgatgtgggcttgattccagagaagaaaagcagctggtcggagaggcccgagaacttggagcagatcgccgaactgctcgggatgatcccgtggggaaggcttgatggcccgagtgttgtcggcaacttcatcagccgaagaattcagccttgccagaaaaggattcaccctggcttcgagtaccaaggaggcgctgatccgacgaggaccagaaaggagccgctcgacaagatggagatcaaggccaggattggagagctattcaacctggccgatcccaattatgttgcactgaacgccattgaacacgccttcaagctggctcgccctcccccaaag tataatggccgtgaccgggcaggagtgtttgtgtcgcctccccccggtgtagagtggccgcaagctactgggccaaccgcccagaccagcgccaggaccgacggcgttcactgggcggtactcgagaccgtagaggacgcctcgaccagagccgccggcaagcgtccggctgccagcaaacgacgccaagccatcatctcccagtcggacgacgaagcagaggatgcggacatcttccggctcgtcccccgaaagaggagaaggcaggtggggccgtcggagcagggtggctcctctgtgccggcagtggtcacagcaccgaccacagcaacacagagcacagacgaagagaacatgccgcatcatcctccgacgcccgtaccggaggttgaacaagtcccggtggaaactgccgagcaagcagagcaggggcggtcgaggaggcgttccttcgccacatccttccgcaagtcaaaactgtaa
- the LOC136544445 gene encoding uncharacterized protein: MHEEIPEAEETLRVERAAKRLVTEVQDVMKTARYRKRCFDQIEVVMKTNKELTAEVERLRRQLEATDQERTNQEAQNQNLVGQLKNKEQEKTGLEAEVTRLQGENSRAFAECGRLKEDNEKLARRQSELQDHTNRMKDDLKILKVNAKRHLEAVIKERDDWKAQCLKASEERDTWSKRCQEMATGIVPVLDLIDPALTEEELRTPQLGLVERCKQAWGWFQDFVKEAGEYTGAHVLSMVRAHYPLIDLKRLEAGYPKEIDPDQAEELRTAQLDLSSKIIGDINLCGGGTAPVQGMPSTSQLEMPSATSQPTEPAVSTSQAPAGPSPSA; the protein is encoded by the exons atgcacgaggagatcccagaggccgaggaaaccttaagagttgaacgagcggccaaacgcctggtgactgaagtccag gacgtgatgaaaactgcaaggtaccgaaaaaggtgcttcgaccagatagaagtagtcatgaagaccaataaggagctgacggctgaagtggaacgcctacggcgccaacttgaagccaccgaccaggagaggacaaaccaagaagcacagaaccaaaacctggtcggccagctcaaaaacaaagagcaggagaaaacag gtttagaagctgaagtgacccgcctccagggggagaacagccgtgcgtttgcagaatgtggtcgcctgaaggaggacaacgagaaattggcacgccgccagtcggaactccaagaccacactaacagaatgaaggacgacctgaaaa ttttgaaagtcaatgccaagaggcaccttgaggccgtgatcaaggagcgcgacgactggaaagcacaatgccttaaggcctccgaggagcgggacacgtggagcaagcggtgccaagaaatggcaactggcattgtgcccgtcctcgaccttatcgacccggcgctcacagaggaagagctaaggacacctcagctcggactggtcgagagatgcaagcaagcatggggatggttccaagacttcgtgaaggaggcgggtgagtacacgggtgcccatgtgctaagcatggttcgtgctcactaccccctgatcgatctcaaacgcttggaggctgggtacccgaaggagatagacccagaccaggccgaagagcttcggacggcccagctggacttgtcgtcaaagataattggcgatattaacctgtgcggaggtgggacagcacctgtgcagggtatgccatcgacaagccagctggaaatgccatcagctacaagccaaccaacggagcctgcggtctcgaccagccaggcaccggcggggccatccccttcagcttga